The following are encoded together in the Bradymonas sediminis genome:
- a CDS encoding SIR2 family NAD-dependent protein deacylase, which produces MTTSKIATAARWIRDADHILVFCGSGLSAESGVPTFRGEDGLYNDSKLLEYAHVDALRDKPDEALTWFHKVVDMLEPLRPNAGHFALARICQSRPCTIVTQNVDRLLEQAIAQSPGSNPPAKVWHLHGSLYKAKCMDCDAPLKTMPEDLLGARCPKCGGRLRPDVVLFGEELPEAPYLQAQGAAHVADLVLLLGTSGIVNPAAMLPGLARSHGAKLIEINPNPTELSALAHLTLRGPTGELLPAIEKRIR; this is translated from the coding sequence ATGACTACTTCCAAAATTGCCACCGCTGCCCGCTGGATCCGCGACGCCGACCATATCCTGGTCTTCTGCGGCAGCGGCCTATCTGCCGAATCGGGGGTCCCGACTTTTCGCGGCGAAGACGGCCTCTATAACGACTCAAAGCTGCTCGAATACGCCCACGTCGACGCCCTGCGCGACAAGCCCGACGAGGCCCTGACCTGGTTTCATAAGGTCGTCGACATGCTCGAGCCCCTGCGCCCGAACGCCGGGCATTTCGCGCTCGCGCGCATCTGCCAGTCGCGCCCCTGCACCATCGTGACCCAGAACGTGGACCGCCTTTTGGAGCAGGCTATCGCGCAGAGCCCCGGGTCGAACCCGCCCGCCAAGGTCTGGCACCTGCACGGCTCGCTCTATAAGGCCAAATGCATGGACTGCGACGCGCCGCTTAAGACCATGCCCGAGGACCTGCTCGGCGCGCGCTGCCCCAAATGCGGCGGGCGCCTGCGCCCGGACGTCGTCCTCTTCGGCGAAGAACTCCCCGAAGCGCCCTATTTGCAGGCCCAGGGGGCCGCGCACGTCGCCGACCTGGTGCTGCTTCTGGGGACCTCGGGCATCGTCAACCCGGCCGCGATGCTCCCCGGCCTGGCCCGCTCCCACGGCGCCAAGCTTATCGAGATTAACCCCAACCCCACCGAGCTCAGCGCCCTGGCCCACCTGACCCTGCGCGGGCCGACCGGCGAGCTCTTGCCGGCCATCGAAAAACGCATTCGCTAA